The Gemmatimonadota bacterium region CGCCATAGCCTTTATTTTTGTCGCCATTGTCGAGGATCTGATTGTTCTCAAAGGTGTTGCGATGCCCGCCCATGGGTTCGGATTCGTTGCGGAAGAGGATGCCTTCACAGCCGTTGCGCAATGATCGGTTGCTGGAAAACAGATTGTCGGTGTCTTTGTGACCAATGGAGATGCCCGTGTCGCCATTGCCGATGAGATCGTTATTTTCAAAGACACCGTGTTTGACACGCCAGCAGAGGAAGAGGCCAATGCGGCCGTTGTTTTCCGAGCGGCAATTGCGGATGATGGGGTGCTGGCTACCACTGCCCGGGTGCAGGCCCAGGTGGGTATTGCCCGTGCAGGTGCAGTTTTCGATTGTGACGTGCTGGCTCTGCTGGAAGCTGATGCCATCGCCGTGATAATTTTTTATCGCGCAGTTTTGCAGAACAGTGTGGTGCCCGCGGTAGAGGAATATGCCGGCGCCACGGCAACCGTTGAGGTGCGGGTTGTTTTTGCGGTTGCCATCTACAGTCAGATTTTCGATCCGAGCATTTTCGATGTGGTACCCGCTGATGACCGGGAAGGTGGTTGCAGCGCGCGCATTGCGAGAGACGAGATAATCGCCTCCCATAGGTACATTGACGCCAAAGGTGTTGTCCTTTTGCCAGAGAATGGTGCCGACGGCGGTGTGAAATCCACCGCCCTGATCGTCTGTGA contains the following coding sequences:
- a CDS encoding right-handed parallel beta-helix repeat-containing protein, which produces TDDQGGGFHTAVGTILWQKDNTFGVNVPMGGDYLVSRNARAATTFPVISGYHIENARIENLTVDGNRKNNPHLNGCRGAGIFLYRGHHTVLQNCAIKNYHGDGISFQQSQHVTIENCTCTGNTHLGLHPGSGSQHPIIRNCRSENNGRIGLFLCWRVKHGVFENNDLIGNGDTGISIGHKDTDNLFSSNRSLRNGCEGILFRNESEPMGGHRNTFENNQILDNGDKNKGYGVRILGETHDLTFTNNRIGNDETATQRIGVHIGEKADRIHLNNNDLSGNLDAEIEDTRQVVSV